CAAGACTGACACTCAAAAGTTTTTTCACCCAGCTGACCCTGATCCTTGGCTCACCATGAAAGGaaattgtttaaaaacaaaattaacaaaaatataactGGATGGAAGACATAATCAATAATTAGGTGTTCTAAGTAGATCAAAGTCAAAGCTTAAGGTAAAACTCTTTTTTATTCAGTTTAGGAGATGTGTAGACACTCTGGGGTACGTGTTTCTATTACAGAAACTTTTCATTTGGTTTGACAGAATTCTAAATCCGTTTCCATGACATATAGAATGTTTAGGTCAACTGCCATTATTGCCTCAGAAGCACACATTGTATTTAGTGACAGCTTCAATAGTAAGCATATTTATGTCAAAGAAGCTGAAACAAAAAATCCCTCACATTTTTTAACAGTCTGCTTATAAATAATGAACAATAAAAGGAAGAATAGGAAAGGTGAGATCTGGAAGCAAAGACCCAGGCCGTATTTCACTAAATGGGAGGAGCGTTGTTTGAGGAAGGCACAACAGAAAGAGGAGAAACCAGAACTGAAGGCCGAGCAGAGTAAGCAAAAACTCTGGCCCCACCTAAAGAGGTTAGCTACAGCAGTGGGGAAACTTTATGAGCAGGGACTTTGTAGACAACAAGGGCTGTGTCTGTGGATCCCATTCCAGGATGCTGCTAATTCTCTCTCCAGTCTTTACAAAGAAAGTATGGATGCTCATCAACAATGCTTTGGCTTAGGATCTGAAATAGGACATCAAAGGCTCAATAAAGAACTGTTAGCCTGGGTAAATCAATGTCAACCTACTATTATGAAAGAAGATTTAATAAGAGTTCTACTTGAAAAAGTACCATCTCCAAGGAGCTCACATGATCCACCACATATGGCTGATGAATCATCCGTAGCAGCATCTCTCCACGGTTTATTAAATGGCAGAATGGCAAGCATGAGTACTCACGCAACCATCCCAGCATCTAGCAGCAGGTTGCGAAAGCGCACCTTGGCACAGTGCTGCGATCTGTTTACAGATTCACCACCCTGTAAACGAAAGAGACTGATTTGATTACATTTCAACTGTTTTTAGATAATAATGATTGTTTTAAAAGATGTATGTATtgatagaaataaataattttaaaggatAAATCTTATGTTTTGTTGTGTATTTTGTGAAGTAGTAAATGAGTGtgaattaatttttatttcaacttttagtattttataatagggaaatcacataagaaaaaaattaaaaaaactctcTTCAGGTCCTCATTCTGTTTGACGAAATATGCATCCTATACAAGGGATAACATTTATACTTTATTAGTCTATTTTCATCGCAAGAAAAAAATGGAGTAATAGGCGCTCTCTATAGTAGCTAACgtgcaggcagcagtatacaaacaaggattcccaaaccttgtgaacaatgtacagaaaaaggaaaggtgtatcccgcgcctagtatattatatgtgcaaaaaatacatacatatattctcaaatatatcaggaaggaaccgaacctcaggataaaaacagagaataaaacacaatagtgcaatacagtaataaaaaatatttttatggtggtgagtacggctatatataatccactcacatttatatgagctataacagagctcagctgtgcagcgcttggacggtacaatccccgtcttgggatatgttgttgtagtatatgcaggtgcttccaaagtgcaatatgcgtggtatatgcagacaaaaggaaaaatagcagccaatggtgaagtaagtcccaataatggtgtaaataatgaatagtattgtacttacaattaatagagcatgtaacctgctctagtgtggtcagcttaggtggtataatccccaccaaggatataccggatccaggaggtaaaagaatgaatataaaaagtaactttaaaagtatactttaatattaatacaatataaacaaaaaccataaaaggtataaaaagtaatgtcccacttaacgcgtttcgcctcacagggcttcttcagaagtgtggtgcaaCCTCCTCTCAGATCCGTTTTTATATGGTGGTAGATTGGTGGATTTTCGTCCGGTGTGTTTCTTCTTCCTAGTTCCGGGTGCCGGTGGAACGCATAcagcgcaccggaagtgacgcggtacTCGCGTCGAGCCGGAAATGACGCGGTGCTCGCGTGTAGCTGGAGACCGGCATTGACTGATACTGTTGCGCTGGAACGCACGTAACGTCCATGATtcggcgtgcgttgcgttccaaaagCGCTCATAAGGGGCCAGCATAGAGAGCGCCTATTActccatttttttctttccataTTTGTATATTCCCTTTATAGGCAGCCCTATAGAATGACTTTGTTTGAATATCGAGACAATTACACCATATATATCAATGATGTATTTAATGAATTAGAAGAATTCAATATAGATGAACCATTAATTATCTtcgataacttacctgaattactTAAAGAACTAGAATTTTCCCTAacaaaagaaatgaaattaaGGTGGGAAATAGCAACGCTAACCAAATATATAGAAGAGAAAATAACTCCGAGAGGCCTGAGATTTTTTAAAATGCCTACATCAGatactgaaaataaaaattttatggAGGAATGGTATAACCATCTAGAATTTTGCTCTTTTGGACTAATGAAAAGTCTTATAAAAGTCAAAAGTGAAAAACTATCtataatagataaaaaaataaatgcattaagAGAACAATTGATTCCTTTTGGTGATACTGAGGAGTTTTACAACTcatcacaaaaaaattaaaaaaaatgtagaaaaaattgaaatggacataaaaaggataaaaattcaaaaatataatCGAGACAAACACGACTATGCACAAAAACAAGTTCGCACATATAACACAAAAAAACCCAACACACAAAATCAATGGAAAAATGGGGGAACGCACcataacccttacacacaaaataGCTACCGATTTAGATCCAAAAGACTACAGAGTCAAGAAACACACGAAAGGAAACACTTTTATCACAATCGTCACAGATCACCAATTAAATCTCCTGTAAGATTTAACACTAGAAATGATAGATTTCACACTAATCACCACCAGAACACTAACCACCACCAGAACACTCATTTTCATAAAAAATCTTTTGAAAAATCAAACACACACTACCTAGAAAAAGGAGAAGTTAAACCTAAATACACCACACATCGAGATGTTCCTATATCACCTCTGATTGTGAGACccaagacacacagatatacctaTATACGAGACTCCcccaaacagaaacaaacaaataGCAAGTACTCCTGGGAGAACCCAAAGATGTTATACAAAAGACAAGATGATACCAAACCACTATCACCACATGATCCAATCAAAAACAATAGATATCATGCCCTATCTTTCTGCGAACAGTTCGATGAAACTTCTTTTTTAGAAATCCCTtccaacagagagagacaaaCCCATCGTCTGAACATCACACCAATAAAAAGCCGCAAGAGAGAATTAGAGGAAGGAGATCAGGGAGAAGACAGCAAAAAAGGAAGGCTAGAAAGCTTTTAGATCAGAAATCACAGAACATACCTAcaggcatttttaatttatctgaCAACATTTTAAACACTACTGAGATTAACATTTTAAAACGTGGTCTTAAGTTTGCTCCAACCAAGTCATACAATTCGTTCCttgcatatatagatataaacaaaTTTGTAAGGAACGCCACTTTAAAACGTTTTTATACTATTAAAGATAACTCTGACACCAATTTAGGTACCAACATAAGTGACACCAACACAAAAGAATATAGAAATAGCGAACTTAAAAGTAAATCCACTTTTTATCCTGCATATTTTAAATCAAGTGCTTTAGATATATTTGAAAAGAAAGTATGTAAGGACTTAAAAACATTAGATACGAAAAAAATCAATAACAGACCAAATATGAATAACAAGGAAATGAAAATACTCAAAGATTTATATAATGATACAACCATAGTGAttaaacccgccgataaaggcgggggtttggttatccaatccaaagaaaaatacgAAAAAGAAGCTCTGAGGCAACTAAATGACGGTGACACATATGTCAAACTACAGAAAGATCCAATAGCAGACATTAAATCTGAATTTAAGGTATATTTAGATAAAGGTAAAGACATAGGAATTTTAAGTGCAaaagaatataattatataaatataaaattcccAAAAACCCCAGTAATATACTTTCTCCCTAAGATCCATAAGAATCTGAATAACCCCCCTGGACGACCTATCGTGTCAGGTATTGGATCTCTTCTTTCTAACTTATCCGAATATATTGATATAATGTTGCAACCATTTGTCAGACaaacaaaatcatatttaaaagatacgatagaccttttaaaaaaattggaaacTATCGCTTGGaaggaaaattatatatttatcactTGTGATGTACAGTCATTATATACTATCATTAAACATGACAAGTGATGCAAAGCCATTCGATCCATTTTAGAACGAGATAACTCAATACCTcaagaacaaattaattttataattgaaggcatagatctaattttaaaacataattatttttggtttaaagatagtttttatttacaaaagaccggcacagctatgggtaccaggttcgcacccagctatgccaacttatATATGGCAGAATGGGAAGACCTGTCTGTCTGGAGagggcatggctgggtggagaacctggtATCCTATTCTCGGTACATAGACGACCTCCTGTTTGTTTGGAATGGGTCTATGAGCACTGCTAaggattttatctcttttttaaacaataatgaaGAGGGTATTGTTTTAACTGCGGATTTTAGCAACACTATGGTGACTTATTTGGATCTAAATATTTATGTTGAAAACAATaagatacaaacaaaaacacacttcaAAGATGTTAACGTAAATAACTATATAAGTACAGATAGTTGCCATAACAAAATATGGCTAGAAAATATACCGAAAAGTCAAATCATGCGTCTTAAAAGAAATTGCTCTGATACATCCATGTTTCTTAAACAAGCCAACACAATAAAAGAAAGCTTCATACAAAAAGGGTATAATGCCAATAAGATTGAGTCAACAATAAATGAGGCAGCTATCATAAATAGGAACCAgcttatacataaaacaaaaaaggccCAAGTGAATCAAAGTAATCCAGACTTCACTTTACCAATTGTCTTGGAttacaataataagaataaacaatTGAAGACAATTTTAACAAAGCACTGGCACCTATTGAAAGAAgatgatattttaaaaaaaataattcctgaTAAACCCAAAATAATTTTCAGAGGGGCACCAAATCTTAAAATGCACCTAACGAAGAATTTTACCAAGACTAGcccaaataaaatcaataattttatggataaaaagggtttttataaatgtaacagCTGTATggcatgcaa
This region of Pelobates fuscus isolate aPelFus1 chromosome 2, aPelFus1.pri, whole genome shotgun sequence genomic DNA includes:
- the LOC134586211 gene encoding HUWE1-associated protein modifying stress responses-like gives rise to the protein MNNKRKNRKGEIWKQRPRPYFTKWEERCLRKAQQKEEKPELKAEQSKQKLWPHLKRLATAVGKLYEQGLCRQQGLCLWIPFQDAANSLSSLYKESMDAHQQCFGLGSEIGHQRLNKELLAWVNQCQPTIMKEDLIRVLLEKVPSPRSSHDPPHMADESSVAASLHGLLNGRMASMSTHATIPASSSRLRKRTLAQCCDLFTDSPPCKRKRLI